In Bradyrhizobium sp. 170, the DNA window AGCTCAAGGCGGGGCTGACGTGGAAGGATTCCGCCGGCCGCGAGCAGAGCATGAGCGCCAAGGAATTGTCCGACTGGCGCGGCAACCGCGCCGACGCCGGCCGCCTCGCGCACGGCCTGCCGAAGTCGAACAAGTTCCTGCGGGGCGTGGAGTAAGCAAGAACGCAGGGTGGGCAAAGGCGCGCTAGCGCCGTGCCCGCCATCTTGTTTCGCGATTGGAAATTGGTGGGCACGCTTCGCTTTGCCCTCCCTACGATTCCCGCCTGTAATAGTATTCGAAATTCTGCGCGCTATATGAATCGCCGTCGAACCGGACGAGGCGGAATGGCGCACGATCACTCTCATCACAATCATTCGCACGGGCATGACCATTCCCATGGTCACGCCGGCCACAGCCACGCGCCGGATAATTTCGGCGGGGCGTTCGCCATCGGCGCCGTGCTCAATACCGCCTTCGTCATTGCCGAGCTGATCTTCGGCTATGCCGCCAACTCGCTGGCGCTGATTTCGGACGCCGTTCACAATCTGTCCGACGTGGTCGCGCTGCTCCTGGCATGGGCCGCGGCGTGGCTTGCGCAGAAGCAGCCGACGCAGCGGCACACCTACGGCTATCGCCGGGCTTCGATCCTGGCGGCGCTGTTCAACGCCGGCCTGCTGCTGGTTGCGGTCGGCGGCATTGTCGTCGAGGCGGTGAACCGGCTCTACAGCCCTGCGCCGGTCGCTGGCTGGACAGTCGTGGTGGTTGCGGCGTTTGGCGTCGCCATCAACGGCTTCACCGCGCTATTGTTCATGCGCGGCCGCCACGGCGATCTCAATATTCGCGGCGCCTATCTGCACATGGCGGCGGACGCGGGCGTCTCGCTCGGGGTGGTGGTCGCGGCGCTCATCATCATGCTGACGGGCTGGCTGTGGCTCGATCCCGCGATCAGCCTCGTCATCGCCGCCGTGGTGTTCTGGAGCGGGTGGGGTCTCGCGCGCGACAGCGTCAATCTGGCGCTCGATGGCGTGCCGCGCGGCATCGAGCTTGCCGAGGTGAGGGATTACCTCGCCCGGCTGGAGGGTGTCACTGAAGTGCATGACCTCCACATCTGGGCCATGAGCACCAATGAGACCGCGCTGACCGCGCATCTGGTGCGGCCGCGCGGTCATGACGATGCTTTTCTGCACGGGGTCTGCGAGGAACTCTCGCACCGCTTCAACATCCACCACGCCACGCTACAGATCGAAGCCGCCGCCGAAGTCTGCAAGCTAGCGCCGGCC includes these proteins:
- a CDS encoding cation diffusion facilitator family transporter, with protein sequence MAHDHSHHNHSHGHDHSHGHAGHSHAPDNFGGAFAIGAVLNTAFVIAELIFGYAANSLALISDAVHNLSDVVALLLAWAAAWLAQKQPTQRHTYGYRRASILAALFNAGLLLVAVGGIVVEAVNRLYSPAPVAGWTVVVVAAFGVAINGFTALLFMRGRHGDLNIRGAYLHMAADAGVSLGVVVAALIIMLTGWLWLDPAISLVIAAVVFWSGWGLARDSVNLALDGVPRGIELAEVRDYLARLEGVTEVHDLHIWAMSTNETALTAHLVRPRGHDDAFLHGVCEELSHRFNIHHATLQIEAAAEVCKLAPAERV